The Schistocerca gregaria isolate iqSchGreg1 chromosome 1, iqSchGreg1.2, whole genome shotgun sequence genome includes a window with the following:
- the LOC126283629 gene encoding ejaculatory bulb-specific protein 3-like, whose translation MWKASAPLLILVVATAVPLTSADEGKYSTKYDNVDLDEILNNDRLFNNYLDCLLDEGDERCTTEGKELKGVIPDALQTECSKCNEKQKARVDKVVKFIKDNKKDAFEKLKAKYDPDGTYFERYEHHLKELS comes from the coding sequence ATGTGGAAGGCCTCCGCTCCTCTGCTCATTCTGGTGGTCGCCACTGCAGTACCACTGACTTCCGCCGACGAAGGGAAGTACTCCACCAAGTATGACAATGTGGACCTGGACGAGATCCTCAACAATGATCGGCTCTTCAACAATTACTTGGACTGCCTGCTGGACGAAGGTGACGAACGATGTACCACAGAGGGTAAGGAACTAAAGGGAGTCATTCCGGACGCCTTGCAGACTGAGTGTTCGAAATGCAATGAGAAGCAGAAAGCGAGAGTGGATAAGGTTGTCAAGTTCATAAAAGACAACAAGAAGGACGCGTTTGAGAAGCTGAAGGCCAAGTACGACCCCGACGGCACCTATTTCGAGCGCTACGAGCACCATCTGAAAGAACTTTCATAA